A region from the Melioribacter roseus P3M-2 genome encodes:
- a CDS encoding O-antigen ligase family protein, with protein MFILQVGCAQISNYLPYSFILKAALFIVILPFAVVSIKLNNIKYATIITKDKIKFKYLVIIFLVFALNLTYSCNKEFGALKLSNFVIGTLPSILILIYIKEIFDDSLILLITPFLLVGSVLLMTVLLFTGSFTYAGSYKILNLEYSHVIASRILSPIILWFNYLISTEENKNTIYKIFFPVLYLNTGLIFIAHRASVTGVILITIYFIFTCKNRLITGCLLISSLVIAFLLFPQKTERHKNLFSAGNKNDYSIESRLDLWETAIEKIREKPLTGYGLGGFKCPADKPFVHIYKYPHNIFLEAGSEMGLTGIILLIFLLYKILISAYRKSKFLFSIALLAFWWSLFSKDISTQTVLWMYAGMIEER; from the coding sequence GTCGGCTGTGCTCAGATATCTAATTACTTGCCCTACAGTTTTATCCTTAAAGCTGCCCTATTTATTGTTATCTTACCCTTTGCGGTTGTTAGTATAAAATTAAATAATATCAAGTACGCTACAATAATAACGAAAGATAAAATTAAATTCAAATATCTGGTTATAATATTTTTGGTTTTTGCATTAAACTTAACATATTCGTGCAATAAGGAGTTTGGAGCGCTAAAGCTGTCGAATTTCGTTATCGGCACGCTGCCATCGATTTTAATACTGATTTACATTAAAGAGATTTTCGATGATTCATTGATTCTCCTTATAACGCCGTTCCTGCTCGTCGGTAGCGTTTTATTAATGACGGTTTTATTATTTACGGGAAGTTTTACTTATGCGGGTTCTTATAAAATACTCAACCTGGAATACAGTCATGTAATTGCCTCCAGGATACTATCGCCAATAATTCTGTGGTTCAACTATTTGATTTCAACCGAGGAAAATAAAAATACAATTTATAAGATATTCTTCCCGGTTCTGTATTTAAATACGGGGTTGATTTTCATTGCGCATAGGGCGAGTGTGACAGGAGTTATTCTAATTACCATCTATTTTATCTTTACATGTAAGAATCGATTAATAACCGGCTGTTTATTGATTTCGTCATTAGTAATTGCCTTCCTTTTATTCCCTCAAAAGACGGAGAGGCACAAGAATCTTTTTTCCGCCGGAAATAAAAACGATTATTCGATAGAAAGCAGACTCGATCTCTGGGAAACGGCTATTGAAAAAATAAGGGAGAAACCCTTAACGGGTTACGGACTGGGAGGATTTAAATGCCCGGCGGATAAACCGTTTGTTCATATTTACAAATACCCTCATAATATATTTCTGGAAGCGGGGAGCGAAATGGGATTGACGGGAATAATACTGTTGATTTTTCTTCTTTATAAAATATTGATTTCCGCTTATCGAAAATCAAAATTCCTATTTTCGATTGCTCTTCTCGCTTTCTGGTGGTCGCTTTTCTCCAAAGACATTTCCACGCAGACGGTCTTGTGGATGTATGCGGGAATGATTGAGGAAAGGTAA
- a CDS encoding N-acetyl sugar amidotransferase yields the protein MKIVPFKYEISKVCTRCVMDDSVPGIKFDENGICTYCKIHDELERKYPLNEESHKKLLQIVDKIKKDGKGKKYDCIVGVSGGRDSTYTLYNAAKLGLRPLAIHFDNGWDTEIAVQNIENACRKLGVDLHTHVADWEEFKDLQRSFLFASVPDAEVPTDWIIFSVLYNEAAKNKVKYIVHGHSFRTEGTAPLFWTYMDGRYVKGIQKRFGTKNLRSFPNLNLTKYLHYSFIKRIKQIRILYYIPYNEKEVFKILENELGWKNYGDKHHESKYTAFFQSYILTRKFNIDKRKLHYSAKIRNGQISRDEALEIIKQDPFTGGEELLEYCLKKLDLSYEDFERIMSTPPKTFLDFNTYYPLVKALQKPIKWGNSIGVVPDTVYNKYFNVNL from the coding sequence ATGAAAATAGTACCGTTTAAATATGAAATTAGTAAAGTTTGTACTAGATGCGTAATGGACGATTCAGTGCCAGGAATTAAATTTGATGAAAACGGTATTTGTACTTATTGCAAAATACACGATGAACTAGAAAGAAAATATCCTTTAAATGAAGAATCACATAAAAAACTGCTTCAAATAGTTGACAAAATCAAAAAAGATGGTAAAGGGAAAAAGTACGATTGCATTGTAGGGGTGAGTGGCGGGCGAGATAGTACATATACCTTGTACAACGCGGCTAAGCTGGGCTTAAGGCCTCTTGCAATCCATTTTGATAATGGATGGGATACTGAAATCGCAGTTCAGAATATTGAAAATGCCTGCAGAAAACTGGGTGTGGATCTGCATACCCATGTAGCGGATTGGGAAGAATTTAAAGATTTGCAAAGAAGTTTTCTCTTTGCTTCTGTTCCGGATGCGGAAGTACCAACTGATTGGATTATATTTTCTGTATTGTATAATGAGGCTGCAAAAAATAAAGTTAAATACATTGTCCATGGACATTCATTTCGCACTGAAGGAACTGCACCTCTTTTCTGGACTTATATGGATGGCAGATATGTCAAGGGTATCCAGAAAAGGTTTGGTACAAAAAATCTGAGAAGCTTCCCGAATTTGAATTTAACGAAATACCTTCATTATTCTTTCATTAAGAGAATTAAACAAATTCGCATCTTATATTATATCCCTTATAACGAAAAAGAAGTGTTTAAAATACTGGAAAATGAGTTAGGGTGGAAAAATTATGGGGATAAGCATCATGAATCAAAATATACTGCATTTTTTCAATCTTATATTTTGACGAGAAAATTTAACATAGATAAGAGGAAATTACATTATTCAGCCAAAATCAGAAACGGTCAGATAAGTCGTGATGAAGCATTAGAAATTATTAAGCAAGATCCATTTACAGGTGGCGAAGAACTTCTGGAATATTGTTTAAAAAAGCTCGATTTAAGTTATGAAGATTTTGAAAGGATAATGTCAACTCCACCCAAAACTTTCCTTGATTTTAATACCTATTATCCGCTTGTAAAAGCCCTCCAGAAGCCAATAAAATGGGGAAATTCCATCGGTGTTGTACCGGATACGGTTTATAATAAATATTTTAATGTTAATTTATAA
- the wecB gene encoding non-hydrolyzing UDP-N-acetylglucosamine 2-epimerase: MKIAFVVGARPQFIKLAPFCQRKELLRNTIIIHTGQHFDKEMSDLFFNELNIPEPNYYLGINSGNHGEQTGKMLIALESMITKELPDFIIVFGDTNTTLAGALVGSKLHIPVIHIEAGLRSFNKKMPEEINRIVADHISDYLFVPTKTALNNLKKENLSSKSYLTGDIMVDSLKMVIKKVRRLETYSKYSLTKNNYYLLTLHRPYNVDNPLNLIKILTELNKLGDKILFPVHPRTLKVIEDNSISIPPNIVLVKPVGYFDFINLLSNCKKIITDSGGVQKEAYILEKICITLRSETEWIETVESGWNLLVNPYTNEDYHEKIKKFLPPFNHPPIFGDDVTNKMVEIINNIEG, encoded by the coding sequence ATGAAGATAGCTTTTGTAGTTGGTGCAAGACCTCAGTTTATAAAATTAGCTCCATTTTGTCAAAGAAAAGAATTATTAAGAAATACTATTATTATTCATACAGGTCAGCATTTTGACAAAGAAATGTCTGATCTGTTTTTTAATGAATTGAATATTCCTGAGCCAAACTACTATTTGGGAATAAATTCTGGTAACCATGGTGAACAAACCGGTAAAATGTTAATTGCATTAGAATCAATGATTACTAAAGAATTACCTGATTTTATTATAGTTTTTGGAGATACTAATACGACATTGGCTGGAGCCCTTGTTGGTTCAAAATTACATATACCTGTTATTCATATAGAAGCAGGACTTCGAAGCTTTAATAAGAAAATGCCAGAGGAAATTAATAGGATTGTTGCTGATCATATTTCAGATTATTTATTTGTACCAACTAAGACTGCTTTGAATAATCTAAAAAAAGAAAATCTTAGTTCAAAATCATATTTGACCGGTGATATAATGGTAGATTCTCTTAAAATGGTAATAAAGAAAGTTAGAAGACTTGAAACCTATTCTAAATACTCTTTAACTAAAAATAATTATTATCTTTTGACCCTTCATCGACCATATAATGTTGATAATCCTTTAAATTTAATAAAAATATTAACAGAACTAAATAAATTAGGAGATAAAATACTTTTTCCAGTTCACCCTAGAACCTTGAAAGTCATTGAAGATAATAGTATCAGTATTCCTCCAAATATTGTCTTAGTTAAACCAGTGGGTTATTTCGATTTTATTAATCTTTTATCTAATTGTAAAAAAATAATAACAGATTCCGGGGGTGTTCAGAAAGAAGCATATATACTTGAAAAAATATGCATTACATTACGTTCTGAGACTGAATGGATCGAAACAGTTGAATCAGGTTGGAATCTATTAGTTAATCCATATACTAATGAGGATTATCATGAAAAGATCAAAAAATTTTTACCACCCTTTAATCATCCTCCGATATTTGGAGACGATGTAACTAATAAAATGGTTGAAATTATTAATAATATTGAGGGTTAA
- a CDS encoding DUF354 domain-containing protein, whose product MKILVKLNHPAHYHLYKNLIKKLRESDDEVIVVIRNKDILKDLLDEEHENYLSLIQAKARKEGNIISIIKANVFEIILQDYKLFKIVKNEKPDVMVGTDTAIAHVGRIFKIPTYIFNEDDYIVNRLFCIFTYPFARHIVSPKVCDVGKYKHKKIEYDGYQKLAYLHPSVFKPNIEIAKKYLNSLSKYYLIRLVSFSAGHDIEKKHSGLSKSLIIKLINTLSESGNVYITSERKLIPEFEKYRLKINPKDIHHVMAFADLFISDSQSMTLEAAMLGVPSIRFNSFVGKISVLNEIEERYGLSIGLNNEYPDRLLFAVNELLKNPNLKNEYKTRRDKMLSEKINLTDFMYKLLKNESIL is encoded by the coding sequence ATGAAGATATTAGTAAAACTAAATCATCCAGCTCACTACCATCTTTATAAAAACCTAATTAAGAAGTTAAGGGAAAGTGATGATGAAGTAATTGTTGTAATCAGGAATAAAGATATACTCAAAGATTTATTAGATGAAGAGCATGAAAATTATTTATCTCTGATTCAAGCTAAAGCAAGAAAAGAAGGAAATATTATTTCTATAATTAAAGCTAATGTTTTTGAAATCATTTTGCAAGATTATAAACTTTTTAAGATAGTAAAGAATGAAAAACCTGATGTTATGGTTGGTACAGATACTGCTATTGCTCATGTTGGAAGAATATTCAAGATACCAACCTATATTTTTAATGAGGATGATTATATAGTTAATAGGTTATTCTGTATTTTTACTTATCCTTTTGCTAGACATATTGTCTCACCTAAAGTTTGTGATGTAGGGAAGTATAAACATAAAAAAATTGAGTACGATGGATACCAGAAATTAGCCTATCTTCATCCTTCAGTCTTTAAACCAAATATTGAAATAGCCAAAAAATATTTAAATTCTTTATCTAAATACTATTTGATTAGACTTGTGAGTTTTTCTGCAGGACACGATATCGAAAAAAAACATTCCGGGCTATCTAAATCTTTAATTATCAAGCTGATAAATACACTCAGTGAAAGTGGAAATGTTTATATTACATCAGAAAGAAAGCTAATTCCTGAATTTGAAAAGTATCGGCTCAAAATAAATCCTAAAGATATTCATCACGTTATGGCTTTTGCCGATTTATTTATATCGGATAGTCAGAGTATGACTTTGGAAGCCGCAATGTTGGGTGTACCATCAATACGTTTTAATAGTTTTGTTGGTAAGATAAGTGTTCTAAATGAAATAGAAGAACGCTATGGTCTATCAATTGGTCTAAACAATGAATATCCAGATAGGTTATTGTTTGCTGTTAATGAATTGTTGAAAAACCCTAATCTTAAAAACGAATATAAGACAAGAAGGGATAAAATGCTTTCTGAAAAAATTAACTTAACAGATTTTATGTACAAATTATTAAAAAATGAATCGATTTTATGA
- a CDS encoding AglZ/HisF2 family acetamidino modification protein, translated as MFRPRIIPVLLLKNLGLVKSIRFKKFRYIGDPINAVKIFNDKKADELIFLDINASREKRCIPLDFVHKVGDEANMPFGVGGGIRTLDQIRQILKHGAEKVVLNTIAAENPDFVRQAAEEFGSSTIVVCIDVKKNLFGRYTTVFLNGKKKLKYSPVEFAQLMEEKGAGEIVIQSVDRDGTYLGYDLDLITMVSRAVSIPVVALGGANDYEDFRKAHFEAIASAVAAGSLFVYHGPRRAVLINYEHNYIFSK; from the coding sequence ATGTTCAGACCACGCATAATACCTGTCTTACTTCTAAAGAATCTCGGACTGGTTAAGTCCATCCGTTTCAAGAAATTCCGTTACATTGGAGATCCGATTAATGCGGTTAAAATTTTTAATGACAAAAAAGCGGATGAATTGATTTTTCTGGACATCAATGCCAGCCGGGAAAAGCGATGCATTCCTCTTGATTTTGTTCATAAAGTAGGCGATGAAGCCAACATGCCATTTGGAGTAGGGGGCGGAATAAGGACACTGGATCAGATACGGCAAATTTTGAAACATGGAGCCGAAAAAGTAGTGTTAAACACCATTGCTGCAGAAAATCCGGATTTTGTCCGTCAGGCAGCGGAAGAATTCGGCTCTTCTACGATTGTGGTTTGTATTGATGTGAAAAAGAATTTATTCGGAAGGTATACAACCGTATTCCTGAATGGTAAAAAAAAATTGAAATATTCACCGGTTGAATTTGCTCAACTTATGGAAGAAAAGGGAGCAGGAGAAATTGTAATTCAATCTGTAGATCGCGATGGCACTTATCTGGGATATGATTTGGATTTAATTACAATGGTTTCCCGGGCAGTAAGCATTCCTGTAGTGGCCCTTGGCGGAGCGAATGATTATGAAGATTTTAGAAAAGCACATTTTGAAGCTATTGCTTCAGCTGTAGCGGCAGGAAGTTTGTTTGTCTATCATGGTCCGAGACGCGCAGTACTTATAAATTATGAGCATAATTACATATTTTCTAAGTAA
- a CDS encoding four helix bundle protein, which yields MDVYQYAMQLVTEVYKLTTAFPKEEMYGMVSQMRKAAISIPSNIAEGSARRHSREFRQFLYVSLGSAVEPETQIQIARNLEYLSNENYNELINKITQILKILQGLIKSIK from the coding sequence TTGGATGTTTATCAATATGCAATGCAATTGGTTACAGAAGTGTATAAATTGACCACTGCTTTTCCTAAGGAAGAAATGTACGGTATGGTTTCTCAAATGAGAAAAGCTGCTATATCTATTCCATCCAATATTGCTGAAGGTTCTGCGAGAAGGCATTCGCGGGAATTCAGACAATTTCTTTATGTTTCGCTTGGTTCAGCAGTCGAACCTGAAACGCAAATTCAAATTGCAAGAAATTTAGAATACCTGTCCAATGAGAATTATAATGAACTAATTAATAAAATAACACAGATATTGAAAATTCTACAAGGATTAATTAAATCCATTAAATAA
- the hisH gene encoding imidazole glycerol phosphate synthase subunit HisH: MSFIIIIDYSMGNLRSIEKRLKKLGVNSLITSNITEIEKADKLILPGVGHFKAAMEKIRQMNLLAILNRKVLKDKVPILGICLGTQLFCRFSEEGNAEGLGWIDAEAIRFRVSDKIKYKVPHMGWNQVKVVNFNSLDRGIRETDEFYFVHSYHLKCNDPKDIWMTTVYDYEFVSAIHRDNIYGTQFHPEKSHDAGMEVLKNFCDL, translated from the coding sequence ATGAGTTTTATTATTATTATAGATTACAGTATGGGCAATCTCCGCTCCATTGAAAAGCGGCTAAAAAAACTGGGTGTAAACAGTTTGATAACTTCCAATATAACAGAAATTGAAAAGGCCGATAAGCTCATTTTACCGGGAGTTGGTCATTTCAAAGCCGCCATGGAAAAAATCCGCCAGATGAATTTGCTGGCAATACTCAATCGGAAAGTACTAAAAGACAAAGTTCCCATACTGGGGATTTGTTTAGGGACGCAATTGTTTTGCCGGTTCAGCGAAGAAGGAAATGCCGAAGGCCTGGGCTGGATCGATGCGGAAGCGATTCGTTTCCGGGTTTCCGACAAAATAAAATATAAAGTACCCCACATGGGTTGGAACCAGGTCAAAGTTGTGAATTTCAATTCTTTAGACCGTGGAATCAGGGAAACAGATGAGTTTTATTTTGTTCATAGCTATCATCTTAAATGCAATGATCCCAAAGATATTTGGATGACGACCGTTTACGATTATGAATTTGTCTCAGCTATTCATAGGGATAATATTTATGGCACGCAATTTCATCCGGAAAAGAGTCATGATGCGGGGATGGAGGTGTTGAAGAATTTTTGTGACTTGTGA
- a CDS encoding N-acetyl sugar amidotransferase codes for MKICKLGIWDETIPGIKFDENGISNYAKIQLKLMEDFPRREQGKKQWEKIVEQVKKKGRNKKYDCVAGISGGTDSSYMLYLLKQYGLRPLAVNLDNGWNSEIAVANIEKVTRSLEIDLETYVIDYEEIKELFRCYMIACLPWIDSPSDMAIQAILYQIAHKEGVNDIFIGNDFRSEGKQPTEWTYSDYKQLKFIHKKYGRIPLKTYPTMSLIKFFYYGFFRNIKMIPIYNYLDYTKKEAQKFLIERFGWQYYGEHHHENLFTKFAIGYWQYKKFGIDKRKITYSSQVLSGEISRDEALNRVAKLPYNEEEIKKDLDYILNKLNFSHDEFQQIWNAPNKTFREYPSYYHYFEKFYRYLWPVLSHVLPVKPKIFYEYDERKKQGS; via the coding sequence ATGAAAATTTGTAAATTAGGAATTTGGGACGAGACAATCCCCGGAATAAAATTTGATGAAAACGGAATTTCCAATTATGCCAAAATTCAATTGAAACTAATGGAAGATTTCCCGCGAAGAGAGCAAGGAAAAAAACAGTGGGAAAAGATTGTAGAGCAGGTAAAAAAGAAAGGTAGGAATAAAAAATACGACTGTGTAGCCGGAATCAGTGGCGGAACGGACAGTTCTTATATGCTTTATTTATTGAAACAATATGGATTAAGGCCATTGGCGGTGAATCTGGACAACGGTTGGAACTCGGAAATTGCCGTGGCAAATATTGAAAAAGTAACTCGCTCTTTGGAAATTGACCTGGAAACATATGTGATTGATTACGAAGAAATAAAAGAACTTTTTCGTTGCTATATGATTGCATGTTTACCATGGATAGATTCACCATCGGATATGGCGATACAGGCGATCTTATATCAGATAGCACATAAGGAAGGTGTTAACGATATTTTTATTGGAAATGATTTCAGGTCTGAAGGAAAACAGCCTACGGAATGGACATATTCTGATTATAAACAACTAAAATTTATCCATAAAAAATATGGCAGAATCCCTCTAAAAACTTATCCTACTATGTCATTGATAAAATTTTTTTATTATGGCTTTTTTAGGAATATTAAAATGATACCGATCTACAATTATCTTGATTATACGAAAAAAGAAGCTCAAAAATTTCTTATAGAAAGATTTGGTTGGCAATATTATGGAGAGCATCATCATGAAAATCTATTTACCAAATTTGCCATTGGTTATTGGCAATATAAGAAGTTTGGTATCGACAAAAGAAAAATCACTTATTCGTCCCAGGTTTTGAGCGGTGAAATCAGCCGGGATGAAGCTCTGAACAGAGTAGCTAAACTACCTTATAATGAAGAAGAAATAAAAAAAGATCTTGACTATATTTTGAACAAATTAAATTTTTCTCACGATGAATTCCAGCAAATATGGAATGCTCCGAATAAAACCTTTCGGGAATATCCTTCTTATTATCATTATTTTGAAAAATTTTACAGATACCTATGGCCGGTTTTATCCCATGTTCTACCCGTAAAACCAAAAATATTTTATGAATATGATGAAAGAAAGAAACAAGGCAGCTGA
- a CDS encoding glycosyltransferase family 4 protein produces the protein MKVLIVCSGNAPDFNFQIHQAFIYEQIETVKRYYHIDYDKFFIKGKGIRGYLKNLPSLKNKIKNYKPDIVHAHFGLSGLLANMQRSIPVILTLHGSDLNINEARKYSVIAKLLSKATIIVSEKMLIYVKKKNNDYIIPCGVDLEKFYPIAKNESRERLGWGKDKVYVLFSSRFDNEVKNFNLAKKSLELLDNLNIEIVELKNRSREEVNLLLNAVDLLLLTSFSEGSPQIIKEAMACNCPVVTTDVGDIKEMIGDTEGCYITSFDPKDVAEKIKLAIHFARTKGRTNGKAKIGKYDNHVIAKQIYEVYQRVLDENL, from the coding sequence ATGAAAGTTCTTATCGTTTGTAGTGGGAACGCACCGGATTTTAATTTTCAAATTCATCAGGCTTTCATTTACGAACAAATTGAAACTGTGAAAAGATATTATCATATTGATTATGATAAATTTTTTATTAAAGGGAAGGGAATCAGGGGGTATTTAAAGAATTTACCGTCTTTAAAAAATAAAATAAAAAATTATAAGCCTGATATCGTTCATGCACATTTTGGTTTAAGTGGTCTTTTGGCCAATATGCAGAGGAGCATTCCTGTAATACTAACCTTACATGGAAGTGATTTGAATATTAATGAAGCCAGAAAATACTCTGTCATCGCTAAATTGTTATCAAAAGCTACAATAATTGTTTCAGAAAAAATGCTTATCTATGTAAAGAAAAAAAACAATGATTACATTATTCCCTGCGGAGTTGATCTGGAAAAATTCTATCCTATAGCGAAAAATGAAAGCCGGGAGCGATTAGGATGGGGGAAAGATAAAGTTTATGTTCTCTTTTCCTCAAGATTTGATAATGAAGTAAAGAATTTTAATTTAGCAAAAAAATCATTAGAGTTATTGGATAACTTAAATATAGAGATTGTTGAATTAAAAAACAGAAGCAGAGAAGAAGTAAACCTACTGCTAAATGCAGTAGATTTGTTATTATTAACCTCTTTTTCTGAAGGCTCTCCACAAATTATCAAGGAAGCTATGGCGTGCAATTGCCCAGTTGTCACAACTGATGTAGGCGATATTAAAGAAATGATTGGAGATACGGAAGGATGTTATATAACTTCTTTTGACCCAAAAGATGTTGCTGAAAAAATAAAACTGGCAATCCATTTTGCCAGAACTAAAGGAAGAACGAATGGCAAGGCTAAAATTGGGAAATATGACAATCATGTAATTGCGAAACAAATTTATGAAGTATATCAAAGGGTATTAGATGAAAATTTGTAA
- a CDS encoding glycosyltransferase, with translation MCYKKKANVFLIIVGEGEEKNNLMKKVNKLNLTNNVLFVGNIDHEYIANYYNLADIFLSFYDYSNAGNPLFEAMLFSKCIVTLNNGDTSKFIDNNSGVLFNEYNEINISNKIIELLNDDNKRKTLGKNARNRIITEFYDWNERIKIEIDAIKGIIN, from the coding sequence ATATGTTATAAAAAAAAAGCAAACGTATTCTTAATTATTGTTGGTGAAGGAGAAGAAAAAAATAATTTAATGAAAAAAGTCAATAAATTAAATTTAACCAACAATGTTTTATTCGTTGGTAATATTGATCATGAATATATTGCTAATTATTATAATTTAGCAGATATATTTCTTTCTTTTTATGATTATTCAAATGCTGGAAATCCTTTATTTGAAGCTATGTTATTTTCTAAATGTATAGTCACATTAAATAATGGGGATACCAGTAAGTTTATAGATAATAATTCGGGTGTTTTATTCAATGAGTACAATGAAATAAATATTTCGAACAAAATTATTGAATTATTAAATGATGATAATAAAAGAAAGACCTTAGGTAAGAATGCTAGGAATAGGATAATTACTGAATTTTATGATTGGAATGAAAGAATAAAAATTGAGATTGATGCAATAAAAGGAATTATTAATTGA
- a CDS encoding oligosaccharide flippase family protein encodes MNSIKHYWNNVFKLTSATIFTQLLNMLSSPFLARIYTPEHFGIVGFYNSVYGIMLVISALRYEQSIIISEKDEENKLFSLALIFVCATSFFFFFVLILLKNIFYLNFHFINDYLLYLMPLSLLLFGINNVINSLGNKLKIYSIISYSILILNLITIIMKLTLGLLFNPKADYLILSDIIGVTLSIVFLAIYLIKIYNIKLILKNSFNDYFVLLRKYINYLKYDNIAAFLNNLSWMLPAILLSYFFSVKVVGYYALGFTIIRLPMNLIGKSVSNVFYQSTAEYIDDHFKQKTIVEDTIINLFTLGLMPTLIILIWGDILFAFVFGSKWYYAGVYSQILSIWGLVWLISSPISTLYYVYNLQKKFLFLMILNILFRILSLSIGGLLNDIYISLFLFALSGILLYGYMTLYTTKYIGISFKDLIKRIVLINKSISIPIIILLTSRLLLNENTIIAIILIAIITLTYYYGLISSYLKRSI; translated from the coding sequence ATGAATAGCATAAAACATTATTGGAATAATGTATTTAAGTTAACTTCTGCAACAATATTTACACAATTATTAAATATGCTTTCTAGTCCTTTTCTTGCAAGAATATATACTCCAGAGCATTTTGGTATAGTTGGCTTTTATAATTCAGTTTATGGGATTATGCTAGTAATATCAGCTTTAAGATATGAACAGTCTATAATAATAAGTGAAAAAGATGAGGAAAATAAACTTTTTTCTTTAGCTTTAATATTTGTTTGCGCTACTTCGTTTTTTTTCTTTTTTGTCCTGATTTTATTAAAGAATATTTTTTACTTAAATTTTCATTTCATTAATGACTATTTACTTTATTTAATGCCATTATCATTACTTCTTTTTGGAATAAACAATGTAATTAATTCATTAGGAAATAAATTAAAAATATATAGTATAATTTCATATTCAATTTTAATTCTCAATTTAATCACAATTATTATGAAATTAACATTGGGATTGTTGTTTAATCCAAAAGCTGATTATTTAATACTCTCCGATATTATAGGAGTAACTTTATCAATTGTATTTTTGGCAATATATTTAATTAAAATATATAATATAAAATTAATTTTAAAAAATTCATTTAATGATTATTTTGTATTATTACGCAAATATATAAATTATCTGAAATATGACAATATTGCAGCATTCCTTAACAATTTATCATGGATGTTGCCAGCGATTTTACTCAGTTATTTTTTCTCTGTAAAAGTAGTGGGCTATTATGCTTTAGGATTTACGATAATTAGATTGCCTATGAATCTTATTGGTAAATCAGTTAGTAATGTATTTTATCAATCTACTGCAGAATATATTGATGACCATTTTAAACAAAAAACTATAGTGGAAGATACTATAATAAATTTATTTACACTTGGATTAATGCCAACACTAATAATATTAATTTGGGGGGATATATTATTTGCATTTGTATTTGGTAGCAAATGGTATTATGCTGGTGTATATTCACAGATTCTAAGTATATGGGGCTTAGTATGGTTAATTTCATCTCCCATAAGTACGTTATATTATGTTTATAATTTACAAAAAAAATTTTTATTTCTAATGATACTAAATATTTTATTTAGAATTCTATCTCTATCAATTGGAGGTTTATTAAATGATATATATATATCACTATTTTTATTTGCTTTGTCAGGTATATTATTATACGGCTATATGACATTGTATACTACAAAATATATAGGTATTTCTTTTAAAGACTTAATAAAGCGAATAGTATTAATAAATAAAAGTATTTCTATCCCAATCATCATACTATTAACTTCACGTCTTTTATTAAATGAAAATACAATAATAGCTATTATTCTAATAGCTATTATTACATTAACGTATTATTATGGATTAATTTCTTCCTATCTTAAAAGGAGTATATAA
- a CDS encoding acyltransferase, translating into MAYIKKILFRLKFVTKISEKGFLSPNIRTQLILYYFFKFFFGLNKNCKFPVNFTSIVIMPERIKLGKNVWKSFLLSGNCYIQGINGIEIGDNTIFAPGVKIISADHNLIKLNEHKFCEPIKIGKNCWLGANSIILPGVELADNIVVAAGAVVTKSFYEKNIVIGGVPARIIKRIL; encoded by the coding sequence ATGGCTTATATAAAGAAGATATTATTTCGTCTAAAGTTTGTAACAAAAATTAGTGAAAAAGGATTCCTTTCCCCAAATATTAGAACCCAATTAATACTTTATTATTTTTTTAAATTTTTTTTTGGATTAAATAAAAATTGTAAATTTCCTGTTAATTTTACATCTATAGTTATTATGCCTGAAAGAATAAAGTTAGGAAAAAATGTTTGGAAAAGCTTTCTTTTAAGCGGTAATTGTTATATACAGGGTATAAATGGTATCGAAATTGGGGATAATACAATTTTTGCACCTGGTGTTAAAATAATTAGTGCTGACCATAATTTAATAAAGTTAAATGAACATAAATTTTGTGAACCTATTAAGATTGGTAAAAATTGTTGGTTAGGTGCTAACTCTATTATATTACCAGGAGTAGAGTTGGCTGATAATATTGTAGTAGCTGCGGGAGCAGTGGTAACAAAATCATTTTATGAGAAAAATATTGTTATTGGGGGTGTCCCAGCAAGGATAATTAAAAGAATTTTATGA